In the genome of Terribacillus sp. FSL K6-0262, one region contains:
- the aspS gene encoding aspartate--tRNA ligase has translation MSERQKAGLLRTSHAGETVTIKGWVQKRRDLGGLIFADIRDRSGIVQVVFNPDVSKEALEIAEQIRSEFVVSVTGEVVEREEATKNPNMATGDIEIAAGEIVILNKAKSPAFQIEDEVDASEDVRLKYRYLDLRRKPLQETFRLRHQATQAIRNFLNEEEFYEMETPMLTKSTPEGARDYLVPSRVHPGEFYALPQSPQLFKQLLMISGFEKYYQIARCFRDEDLRADRQPEFTQIDIETSFMSTEDIIDMTERMMQRVMKEVKDVDIQVPFPRLPYAEAMERFGSDKPDTRFGLELVDVREAVKSAEFKVFQDAIQNGGRVSAINVKGQAANFSRKDIDALTEFVKIYGAKGLAWVKVEEDGSLKGPIAKFLDDSVQGQLKEVLSAEAGDLLVFVADKTKVVFDSLGALRSKLGRDLGLIDESLFNFLWVTDWPLFEYDEEEGRYYAAHHPFTMPAAADIDKLETDPASVKAEAYDIVLNGYELGGGSQRIYQMDLQNRMFEVLGFTKEEAQEQFGFLLDALESGAPPHGGIALGYDRFIMLLSGSTNLRDTILFPKTASATDPLTDAPDPVSKKQLDELHLDIQKKTAGQEAQ, from the coding sequence ATGAGTGAAAGACAAAAGGCAGGTCTGCTGCGAACGAGTCATGCAGGCGAGACGGTGACTATCAAAGGATGGGTGCAGAAACGGCGTGATTTGGGCGGATTGATCTTTGCTGATATCCGGGACCGTTCCGGAATCGTGCAGGTCGTTTTCAATCCTGATGTATCGAAGGAAGCATTGGAAATCGCAGAGCAAATCCGTTCCGAATTCGTTGTCAGTGTGACAGGTGAAGTTGTGGAAAGGGAAGAAGCAACGAAGAACCCGAACATGGCGACTGGTGATATCGAAATCGCTGCCGGGGAGATAGTCATCCTGAATAAGGCGAAAAGTCCGGCATTCCAAATCGAGGATGAGGTGGATGCATCCGAGGATGTGCGTTTGAAGTACCGCTATCTTGATTTGCGCAGAAAGCCTCTTCAGGAAACATTCCGCCTTCGTCATCAGGCGACACAGGCTATCCGCAACTTCCTTAATGAAGAGGAATTTTATGAAATGGAAACACCGATGCTGACGAAAAGCACCCCGGAAGGAGCACGTGACTATCTTGTACCGAGCCGTGTGCATCCAGGGGAGTTCTACGCCCTTCCGCAGTCACCGCAGCTCTTCAAACAGCTGCTGATGATTTCGGGCTTCGAGAAATATTATCAGATTGCCCGCTGCTTCCGTGACGAAGACCTGCGTGCGGACCGTCAGCCTGAATTCACTCAAATCGACATCGAAACCAGCTTCATGTCCACAGAAGATATCATCGACATGACAGAGCGGATGATGCAACGTGTCATGAAAGAAGTGAAGGATGTGGATATTCAAGTGCCATTCCCGCGGCTGCCTTATGCAGAAGCAATGGAACGATTCGGCTCCGATAAGCCGGATACACGTTTCGGCCTTGAGCTTGTCGATGTGAGGGAAGCGGTGAAATCTGCTGAATTCAAAGTGTTCCAGGATGCCATCCAAAATGGCGGCCGTGTCAGCGCGATCAATGTAAAAGGCCAGGCTGCGAATTTCTCGCGCAAGGATATCGATGCCTTGACTGAATTTGTCAAAATTTACGGGGCAAAAGGACTTGCTTGGGTCAAGGTCGAGGAAGACGGCTCCTTGAAAGGACCGATTGCCAAATTCCTAGATGATTCCGTCCAAGGACAGTTGAAGGAAGTACTTTCCGCAGAAGCCGGGGATTTGCTTGTATTTGTTGCCGATAAGACGAAAGTGGTCTTCGATAGCCTGGGAGCATTGAGAAGCAAGCTTGGCCGCGATCTTGGTCTGATCGACGAATCGCTGTTCAACTTCCTTTGGGTGACGGATTGGCCGCTATTCGAATATGACGAAGAGGAAGGTCGCTATTACGCTGCCCATCACCCATTCACCATGCCGGCTGCGGCAGATATCGATAAGCTGGAAACAGATCCAGCCTCCGTCAAAGCGGAAGCATATGATATCGTCCTGAATGGTTATGAGCTTGGAGGCGGTTCTCAGCGTATTTACCAGATGGATCTGCAAAATCGGATGTTCGAGGTGCTGGGATTCACGAAGGAAGAAGCACAGGAGCAGTTCGGCTTCCTATTGGACGCCCTGGAATCCGGTGCGCCTCCACACGGCGGTATTGCATTGGGTTATGATCGTTTCATCATGCTTTTATCCGGCAGCACAAACCTTCGGGACACCATCTTGTTCCCGAAAACAGCGTCGGCGACGGATCCATTGACGGATGCGCCTGATCCAGTGAGCAAGAAGCAGCTTGATGAGCTTCACTTGGATATCCAGAAAAAAACGGCAGGACAGGAAGCGCAGTAG
- a CDS encoding RsfA family transcriptional regulator — MVKVRQDAWSHEDDLLLAETVLRHIREGSTQLKAFDEVGDKLNRTSAACGFRWNAEIRSRYEQAVAIAKRQRKEKKRAEQRSQKTASAQVQPKTPVMNAAERQQAFPITMDEETARFEAEIAQETFIVGEHTKTDTDSGKQPDALNLSQVISYLQTLEQGYQTSETNRQTIHHLEAESHHLRQENEQLKEECESLKNQLKTMKEDYQVLIQIMDRARKMVIFDDKDTFASPAFRMDKNGNLEQVAK, encoded by the coding sequence ATGGTTAAAGTAAGACAAGACGCATGGAGTCATGAAGACGACTTATTGCTGGCCGAGACCGTCCTGCGGCATATCCGGGAAGGCAGCACACAGCTGAAAGCTTTTGATGAAGTCGGCGACAAACTGAACCGCACGTCGGCAGCTTGCGGCTTCCGCTGGAATGCTGAAATCCGCAGCCGTTACGAACAAGCCGTTGCGATTGCCAAACGCCAGCGAAAAGAAAAAAAGCGCGCAGAACAAAGATCTCAAAAAACAGCTTCTGCACAAGTGCAGCCAAAAACGCCAGTAATGAACGCTGCTGAAAGACAACAAGCATTCCCGATTACAATGGATGAAGAGACCGCTCGATTCGAAGCGGAGATAGCACAAGAAACATTCATTGTCGGTGAACATACCAAAACAGACACTGACTCGGGCAAGCAGCCGGATGCGCTGAACCTGTCTCAAGTCATCAGCTATCTCCAAACATTGGAGCAAGGTTATCAAACTAGTGAAACGAACCGGCAGACCATTCATCATCTGGAAGCCGAGAGCCATCATCTCCGTCAAGAAAACGAGCAGCTCAAGGAAGAATGCGAAAGCCTGAAAAATCAGCTGAAAACCATGAAAGAAGATTATCAAGTGCTCATCCAAATCATGGACCGGGCACGGAAGATGGTCATCTTTGATGATAAGGACACTTTCGCATCCCCTGCTTTCAGAATGGACAAAAACGGCAACTTGGAACAAGTGGCTAAATAA
- a CDS encoding replication-associated recombination protein A: MVRQPLAYRMRPKDISQIIGQKHLVGEGKMIRRMVEADRLSSMILYGPPGTGKTSMAIALASSVQIRYKLLNAVVDKKKDMEIAVEEAKMSGQLVLILDEVHRLDKAKQDFLLPHVESNLITLIGCTTSNPYHSINPAIRSRCHLFELHSLEPSDVKEALQRAVLDPGQGLGGMQLDITTEALDHFASASGGDLRAALNGLELAAYSTPAKDDIVQIDLGVAEACMQKKSFSHDKDGDAHYDVLSAFQKSIRGSDVNAALHYLARLIEAGDLDSIGRRMIVCAYEDIGLANPQAGPRTLAAVEAAERVGFPEARIPLANAIVELCLSPKSNSAYKGINAALSDIRSGKVGEVPAHLKDAHYQGAKHLGRGVGYRYPHDYPGAWVEQQYLPDLLKNRRYYEPIDTGKFEQALKQVYERVSKRK, translated from the coding sequence ATGGTCAGACAACCATTAGCATACCGTATGCGGCCAAAGGATATCAGCCAAATCATCGGACAGAAGCATCTCGTCGGGGAAGGCAAGATGATCCGCCGGATGGTGGAGGCAGACCGATTGAGCTCGATGATCCTGTACGGTCCGCCGGGCACAGGAAAAACGTCGATGGCAATTGCGCTTGCCTCCAGCGTCCAAATCCGGTACAAGCTGCTGAATGCAGTGGTGGATAAGAAAAAGGACATGGAAATCGCCGTGGAAGAAGCGAAGATGAGCGGTCAGCTTGTCCTTATACTGGATGAGGTCCATCGACTGGACAAAGCAAAGCAGGACTTCCTCCTGCCCCATGTCGAGAGTAATTTGATTACCTTGATCGGCTGTACGACAAGCAATCCCTATCATTCTATAAATCCGGCGATCCGGAGCCGATGTCATTTGTTCGAGCTTCACAGCCTGGAACCTTCCGATGTAAAAGAAGCGCTCCAGCGAGCGGTGCTCGATCCCGGCCAAGGGCTGGGCGGCATGCAGCTCGACATCACGACTGAGGCACTGGATCATTTCGCAAGTGCATCAGGCGGGGATTTGCGGGCAGCGCTGAACGGTTTGGAGCTTGCTGCTTATTCCACGCCAGCAAAGGATGATATTGTCCAGATCGATTTGGGAGTGGCAGAAGCCTGCATGCAAAAAAAGAGCTTTTCCCATGATAAAGATGGGGATGCCCATTATGACGTGCTGAGTGCATTTCAGAAGTCGATACGCGGCAGCGACGTGAATGCAGCCCTGCATTATCTGGCGCGTTTGATTGAAGCCGGCGACCTGGATAGCATCGGACGCCGGATGATCGTGTGTGCCTATGAAGATATCGGTCTGGCTAACCCGCAAGCAGGGCCGCGGACATTGGCTGCTGTGGAAGCCGCTGAACGAGTCGGCTTTCCGGAAGCTCGCATTCCTTTGGCGAATGCCATCGTAGAGCTTTGTCTATCCCCGAAATCGAACAGCGCATATAAAGGCATCAATGCCGCCCTGTCGGATATCCGTTCCGGCAAGGTCGGCGAAGTACCCGCGCACTTGAAGGATGCCCATTATCAAGGTGCAAAGCATCTTGGACGCGGTGTCGGCTATCGATACCCCCATGATTATCCAGGAGCATGGGTGGAACAGCAGTACCTGCCTGATTTATTGAAGAACAGACGATATTATGAGCCAATCGACACGGGCAAATTCGAACAAGCACTCAAACAAGTCTATGAACGCGTATCAAAAAGAAAATGA
- a CDS encoding Rrf2 family transcriptional regulator translates to MKISTKGRYGLTIMIALGKHYGEGPVSLKTIATENKLSEHYLEQLAAPLRNACLVKSIRGAKGGYMLASPPSDITAGDIIRTLEGPITPVEGIEEEEPAKQQLWLRIRDAVRDVLDTTTLEDLCRHGDDENKDPYMFYI, encoded by the coding sequence ATGAAGATATCGACTAAAGGACGATATGGATTGACTATCATGATCGCATTGGGAAAGCATTATGGAGAAGGACCAGTCTCTTTGAAGACCATTGCGACAGAAAATAAATTGTCCGAGCATTATTTGGAGCAGCTTGCTGCACCCCTGCGTAATGCCTGTCTGGTGAAAAGCATACGCGGCGCCAAGGGCGGCTATATGCTGGCATCGCCGCCGTCGGATATCACGGCCGGTGATATCATCCGGACGCTCGAGGGGCCGATTACGCCAGTCGAGGGGATCGAAGAAGAGGAGCCGGCGAAGCAGCAGCTTTGGCTGCGCATCAGGGATGCAGTGAGGGACGTATTGGATACGACGACTTTAGAGGATCTTTGCCGTCATGGGGATGACGAAAACAAAGATCCATATATGTTCTATATTTAA
- a CDS encoding cysteine desulfurase family protein: protein MKPIYLDHAATSPMHPDVIQAMIPVMEGTFGNPSSVHAFGREARHIVDVAREKVAASIGATDKQIIFTSGGTEADNMALIGVANACREQGKHIITTAIEHHATLHAANYLESQGFEVTYLPADASGAIKLADLQAALRPDTILVSVMMINNETGVMQPIQAIGDLLQSHPAYFHTDAVQAYGTEEIDVDALGVDLLSMSAHKINGPKGIGALYVRDGVRIKPITYGGEQERKRRAGTENVASIAGFGKAAELAVQKRAERRASYQQLQDAFVSELQLAGIDFSINGGASQRSAGIVNISFPGTNVESLLMNFDLSGVTASSGSACTAGSVDPSHVLKTMYGEDERVTNSIRFSFGYGNTVESVAEAAQTVAAIIKRLTKGKE, encoded by the coding sequence ATGAAACCAATCTATCTTGATCACGCGGCAACATCACCGATGCATCCAGACGTCATCCAGGCCATGATCCCGGTGATGGAGGGCACATTCGGCAACCCATCCAGTGTCCATGCATTCGGCAGGGAAGCACGTCACATCGTGGATGTAGCGCGTGAGAAGGTTGCAGCAAGCATTGGTGCAACGGATAAACAGATCATCTTCACAAGTGGAGGCACCGAAGCGGATAATATGGCACTTATCGGTGTGGCGAACGCCTGCCGTGAACAAGGCAAGCATATTATTACAACTGCAATCGAGCATCATGCTACACTACATGCAGCCAACTATCTGGAAAGCCAAGGCTTCGAGGTTACGTATTTGCCGGCAGATGCATCGGGAGCGATCAAGCTGGCCGACCTGCAAGCGGCACTGCGTCCGGACACGATACTTGTATCCGTGATGATGATCAATAATGAAACAGGTGTCATGCAGCCGATTCAGGCGATCGGTGACTTGCTGCAATCACACCCTGCCTATTTCCATACAGATGCGGTCCAAGCCTATGGCACGGAAGAGATCGATGTCGATGCATTGGGTGTTGATCTTTTAAGCATGTCTGCTCATAAGATCAATGGTCCTAAAGGAATCGGAGCTTTGTATGTGAGGGATGGGGTGCGCATCAAACCGATCACCTATGGCGGTGAGCAGGAGCGCAAACGCCGGGCAGGTACAGAGAATGTCGCTTCCATTGCGGGCTTCGGCAAGGCTGCCGAATTGGCTGTGCAAAAGCGGGCAGAAAGAAGGGCTTCTTATCAGCAGCTTCAGGATGCGTTCGTTTCCGAGCTTCAGCTTGCAGGTATCGATTTTTCGATCAATGGCGGGGCATCTCAGCGATCTGCTGGGATAGTCAACATCAGTTTTCCGGGAACGAATGTCGAGTCTTTGCTGATGAATTTCGATTTGTCCGGTGTGACGGCATCCAGCGGCAGTGCCTGCACAGCAGGTTCTGTTGATCCATCGCATGTCTTGAAGACGATGTACGGCGAGGATGAGCGTGTCACGAACAGTATCCGCTTCAGCTTCGGATACGGCAATACAGTTGAATCTGTCGCAGAGGCTGCCCAGACAGTCGCTGCTATCATAAAACGTCTGACAAAAGGAAAGGAGTGA
- the mnmA gene encoding tRNA 2-thiouridine(34) synthase MnmA produces MKENKDIRVVVGMSGGVDSSVAALLLKQQGYDVVGIFMKNWDDTDENGFCTATEDFEDVKKVANQIGIPYYGVNFEKQYWDKVFTYFLDEYKAGRTPNPDVMCNKEIKFKAFMDHAMSLGADYLATGHYAQVEKRDGKTVMLRGLDENKDQTYFLNQLTESTLSKVMFPLGGMDKKEVRRIAAEHNLATATKKDSTGICFIGERNFKSFLSEYLPAQPGVMSTLDGVVKGKHDGLMYYTIGQRQGLGIGGEGEPWFVVGKNLKENILYVEQGFNHDSLFSDALIASDVSWVSETELAEPITVTAKFRYRQKDSKVTVTPVGDRKVRVDFHEPQRAITPGQAVVFYDGDVCLGGGTIDDIIKNEQQLEYVG; encoded by the coding sequence ATGAAAGAAAACAAAGATATCCGGGTCGTCGTCGGTATGAGCGGCGGTGTCGATTCTTCCGTTGCAGCCCTATTGCTAAAACAGCAAGGCTATGACGTAGTCGGCATCTTCATGAAAAACTGGGATGATACGGATGAGAATGGCTTCTGTACCGCTACAGAAGATTTCGAAGATGTTAAAAAAGTTGCCAATCAAATCGGTATTCCATACTACGGGGTGAACTTCGAAAAGCAGTACTGGGACAAAGTATTCACCTACTTCCTCGATGAATACAAAGCCGGGCGCACCCCGAATCCCGATGTGATGTGCAATAAAGAAATCAAATTCAAAGCTTTCATGGATCACGCCATGTCCCTCGGAGCCGACTATTTGGCAACGGGACATTATGCACAAGTCGAAAAGCGTGACGGCAAGACGGTCATGCTTCGCGGCTTGGATGAAAACAAGGATCAAACGTATTTCTTGAACCAATTGACGGAATCCACTCTTTCCAAGGTCATGTTCCCGCTTGGCGGCATGGATAAGAAAGAAGTGCGCCGCATTGCAGCAGAGCATAATCTGGCTACTGCAACGAAAAAGGATTCCACTGGTATCTGCTTCATCGGGGAGCGCAACTTCAAGAGCTTCCTGAGTGAATACCTGCCGGCACAGCCAGGTGTCATGTCCACATTGGACGGTGTCGTGAAAGGGAAGCATGACGGTCTTATGTACTATACGATCGGGCAGCGCCAAGGCCTTGGAATCGGCGGGGAAGGCGAACCATGGTTCGTTGTCGGGAAAAACCTGAAAGAAAACATCCTGTACGTGGAACAAGGTTTCAATCATGATAGTCTGTTTTCCGATGCACTGATCGCCAGTGATGTCAGCTGGGTTTCTGAAACAGAGCTGGCTGAGCCGATTACGGTGACAGCCAAATTCCGTTACCGTCAAAAAGACAGCAAAGTGACGGTGACACCGGTCGGAGACAGGAAAGTGCGTGTCGATTTCCATGAGCCGCAGCGTGCGATCACACCTGGACAAGCAGTCGTTTTCTATGATGGCGATGTATGTCTTGGCGGCGGAACGATCGATGATATCATCAAGAACGAACAACAGCTTGAATACGTTGGTTAA
- a CDS encoding tetratricopeptide repeat protein, with product MDHIKLGIEALQQQDLEGAAKHFNAAIEERPNDPVGYINFGNLLMRMNELEKAERFFQRAIELDEKAATAYYGLGSLYYTGEMYEKAIQQLMEAVKLGLDEGDVHYLLGMSLQQTGKEKLALPYLQRAAELEERDAAIVFQYGLALANGGEVDTAQKVLLDLLEWSPNHSDALYNVGVAYLYQQQLEKALEYMEKALQAQPDHEMAMHGKAQIELIMEQIENEE from the coding sequence ATGGATCATATCAAATTAGGAATCGAGGCTTTGCAGCAGCAGGATCTCGAGGGTGCTGCCAAGCATTTCAATGCAGCGATAGAGGAACGGCCCAACGATCCTGTCGGCTATATCAATTTTGGCAATCTGCTGATGCGGATGAATGAACTGGAGAAGGCAGAGCGATTTTTCCAGCGTGCCATCGAATTGGATGAAAAAGCTGCAACAGCCTATTACGGGCTGGGAAGTTTGTATTATACTGGTGAGATGTACGAAAAAGCGATCCAGCAGCTGATGGAAGCAGTGAAGCTTGGGTTGGATGAAGGAGATGTCCATTATTTGCTGGGTATGTCCCTGCAGCAGACTGGCAAGGAGAAACTGGCATTGCCTTATCTCCAGCGAGCGGCGGAGCTCGAAGAACGGGATGCTGCCATCGTCTTTCAATATGGTTTGGCACTGGCGAACGGAGGAGAGGTCGATACCGCTCAAAAAGTTTTGCTCGATCTGCTGGAATGGAGTCCGAACCACAGTGATGCCCTTTATAATGTAGGGGTTGCTTATTTGTATCAGCAGCAGCTTGAAAAAGCACTTGAATACATGGAAAAAGCGCTGCAAGCGCAGCCGGACCATGAGATGGCCATGCATGGCAAGGCACAGATTGAATTGATCATGGAGCAAATCGAGAACGAAGAGTAA
- a CDS encoding ATP-dependent RecD-like DNA helicase has product MEYGETAESPRGFVKGELLHTIFRKEEEQFSIVRIKVLETNETFDEKDIVVKGYIGELDQGEPYLFYGSMVHHKRFGEQYEVTEYKRYVPETKDGLIQYLSSDLFYGIGKRIAERIVAKLGENAIADILSNADLLDGIQGLNDEKKERFLHDLRTHQGFDHVMVHLSKYGIGLKLAQKIYKVYRDEAIQVLEKDPYQYVFDIEGFGFHRADEAARKNNLPMDHGSRLQAACLMVLQDSMQAGHVYLPNEEVLKQAAVLLRSAQYGISADQIEEQLGVLHAQKKVVKEEERIYHPMLYFAETGFCKHLQRLNEQGTQTEIVQAELLKIIGKLEEKETISYGKEQFEAIEQALQSKVMILTGGPGTGKTTVIKGFIKAYAEIHELSLDPKDYKDKDERYPFVLTAPTGRAAKRMSESTGIPASTIHRLLGWDGTESFERDEDNPLAGKLLIVDEFSMVDIWLANRLFKAIPDDMQVLLVGDEDQLPSVGPGQVLSDLLRTEAVPRVMLKDVYRQKEGSKIITIAHAIKNGTLSQDELEKDKDFNFIPCREHQVVDVITQIVGRAVEKGWDLRDVQLLAPMYRSQAGIHALNRQLQQLVNPKDKQKREMAAKDVIFRKGDKVIQLVNDPEEGVFNGDIGEVVALFREEENVEQKEQLVVAFDEKEVVYESKDLSNLMHAYCISIHKSQGSEFPIVIMPVVPGYRRMLRKNLLYTGITRAQRSLILVGEKQAFLQGIQTEDTNTRYTSLVEHLGFSEAEGDDIDRMLREAEAEQEDISPYDFM; this is encoded by the coding sequence ATGGAATATGGGGAGACGGCTGAAAGCCCTAGAGGCTTTGTGAAAGGTGAATTATTGCATACGATTTTTCGCAAAGAGGAAGAGCAATTTTCCATCGTCCGCATCAAGGTATTGGAAACCAATGAGACGTTCGATGAGAAGGATATCGTCGTCAAAGGATACATTGGTGAACTGGACCAAGGCGAGCCTTATTTGTTTTATGGTTCGATGGTCCATCATAAACGCTTTGGTGAACAATATGAAGTGACGGAATACAAGCGGTATGTACCAGAAACGAAGGATGGACTGATTCAGTACCTTTCCAGTGACTTGTTCTATGGAATCGGAAAGCGGATTGCCGAGCGTATTGTAGCGAAGCTGGGCGAGAATGCAATAGCGGATATTCTGTCCAATGCTGATTTACTGGATGGCATCCAAGGGCTGAACGATGAGAAGAAGGAAAGATTCCTTCATGATCTTCGTACCCATCAAGGCTTTGACCATGTGATGGTGCATCTGTCCAAATATGGCATAGGTTTGAAGCTGGCACAGAAGATCTATAAAGTGTATCGTGATGAGGCCATTCAAGTATTGGAGAAGGACCCATATCAATATGTATTCGATATCGAAGGATTCGGGTTCCATCGAGCGGATGAAGCTGCCCGTAAGAATAACCTCCCGATGGACCATGGCAGCAGGCTGCAGGCAGCCTGTCTGATGGTGCTGCAAGACAGCATGCAGGCGGGTCATGTTTATTTGCCGAACGAAGAGGTGCTGAAACAGGCAGCTGTCTTATTGCGCAGTGCCCAATACGGTATTAGTGCGGACCAGATCGAAGAACAGCTGGGCGTACTGCATGCTCAGAAAAAAGTTGTCAAAGAAGAGGAGCGGATCTATCATCCGATGCTTTACTTCGCTGAAACTGGATTCTGCAAGCATTTGCAGCGTTTGAATGAACAAGGCACCCAAACGGAGATCGTGCAAGCAGAACTGCTCAAGATCATCGGGAAGCTCGAGGAAAAAGAGACGATCAGCTACGGGAAAGAGCAGTTCGAGGCAATCGAGCAAGCATTGCAATCCAAGGTGATGATCCTGACCGGAGGACCGGGAACCGGTAAGACGACGGTCATCAAAGGTTTCATCAAAGCATATGCGGAAATACATGAGCTATCCCTTGATCCAAAGGACTATAAAGATAAGGATGAAAGGTATCCTTTCGTCTTGACGGCACCAACCGGAAGGGCCGCCAAACGGATGAGCGAATCGACAGGCATCCCTGCCAGCACCATCCACCGATTATTGGGATGGGATGGCACCGAATCCTTCGAGCGTGACGAAGATAATCCGCTTGCCGGGAAGCTGCTTATCGTCGATGAGTTTTCAATGGTCGATATTTGGCTGGCAAACCGATTGTTCAAAGCGATCCCGGATGATATGCAGGTGCTGCTTGTCGGGGATGAGGATCAATTGCCATCCGTCGGTCCTGGGCAGGTGCTTTCTGATTTGCTTCGTACCGAAGCTGTTCCGCGAGTGATGCTGAAGGATGTCTATCGACAAAAAGAAGGCTCGAAAATCATCACGATTGCCCATGCCATCAAAAATGGCACCTTGTCGCAGGACGAACTGGAAAAGGACAAAGATTTTAATTTCATCCCTTGCCGCGAGCATCAGGTAGTCGACGTCATCACTCAGATCGTTGGCCGTGCCGTCGAAAAAGGCTGGGATCTGCGCGATGTACAGCTGCTTGCCCCTATGTATCGTTCGCAGGCCGGTATCCATGCGTTGAACCGCCAGCTTCAGCAGCTTGTCAATCCAAAGGATAAGCAAAAACGGGAAATGGCAGCAAAAGACGTAATCTTCCGAAAAGGCGATAAGGTCATCCAGCTTGTCAATGACCCGGAAGAAGGTGTTTTCAATGGCGATATCGGGGAAGTGGTTGCCTTGTTCCGGGAGGAAGAGAATGTCGAGCAAAAGGAGCAGCTTGTCGTTGCCTTCGATGAAAAAGAAGTCGTCTATGAGAGCAAGGATTTATCTAATTTGATGCATGCTTACTGCATCTCCATCCATAAATCCCAAGGGAGTGAATTTCCAATCGTCATCATGCCGGTCGTGCCGGGCTACCGCCGCATGCTCCGTAAAAATTTGCTGTATACCGGCATTACGAGGGCGCAGCGCTCCCTCATACTTGTCGGGGAGAAACAGGCGTTTTTGCAGGGGATCCAAACAGAGGATACGAATACGCGCTACACTTCTTTGGTGGAGCATCTTGGTTTCAGTGAAGCAGAAGGAGATGACATCGACCGGATGCTGCGGGAGGCCGAGGCTGAGCAAGAGGACATTTCCCCTTACGATTTCATGTAG
- a CDS encoding AI-2E family transporter — MKEASRLYRVLLWMVTIVVALLLCFLLIKLYPFYRSFLLFLGGLFLPFIVAALIAYLLHPVIDFLAAWRLPRWLSILIIYTLFFGVSGFLVYKGFPVLISQVKEFSHNLPALIQRYDHYVRFLYERTAFLPETVHDQMDAVLHGLEQRAEGFLKKLLHAWNKLPQVIIFLVVTPVIVFYMLKDTDKIGHAGLMLLPRRYRSKVKSLVLRIDNNLGHYIRGVLLVSCIISLLTWTAFTLIKLPYSLILALLVGTTNIIPYFGPIIGAVPAVLVGLTISPKTALLAGITVFIIQLIEGNLLSPFIVGKSIHIHPLLIIFALLVGGELGGIIGMIAAVPVLTILKACVDTAKEPDV, encoded by the coding sequence ATGAAAGAAGCATCCCGCCTTTACCGTGTCCTCTTATGGATGGTGACGATCGTTGTCGCTTTGCTGCTATGCTTCCTGCTGATCAAGCTGTACCCTTTTTACCGTTCGTTTTTACTGTTCCTGGGCGGACTTTTCCTGCCTTTCATCGTCGCAGCTTTGATTGCTTATTTGCTGCATCCGGTGATTGATTTCCTTGCCGCGTGGCGTTTGCCGCGTTGGCTGTCGATCCTTATTATCTATACACTGTTTTTTGGCGTATCCGGTTTCCTGGTGTACAAAGGATTCCCGGTGCTGATCAGTCAGGTGAAAGAGTTCAGCCATAATCTGCCCGCGTTGATCCAGCGTTATGATCATTATGTCCGATTCTTATATGAACGGACGGCATTCTTGCCGGAAACGGTGCATGACCAGATGGATGCCGTGCTGCATGGCTTGGAGCAGCGTGCCGAAGGATTTTTGAAAAAACTTCTGCATGCTTGGAACAAGCTGCCGCAAGTGATCATCTTCCTGGTGGTTACACCGGTCATTGTCTTTTATATGCTGAAAGATACGGATAAAATCGGTCATGCAGGCCTTATGCTCCTGCCGCGCCGTTACCGCAGCAAGGTCAAGAGCTTGGTGCTGAGGATCGATAATAATCTGGGTCATTACATCAGGGGGGTACTGCTTGTCAGCTGCATCATCAGCCTTTTGACCTGGACTGCTTTCACACTGATCAAGCTGCCATATTCCCTGATACTGGCTTTGCTGGTCGGGACGACCAATATCATCCCTTATTTCGGTCCGATCATCGGAGCGGTGCCAGCTGTATTGGTAGGACTAACAATCAGTCCGAAAACAGCCCTGCTTGCTGGTATCACGGTGTTCATCATCCAATTGATCGAAGGGAACCTGCTTTCTCCTTTCATTGTCGGCAAAAGCATCCATATCCATCCGCTGCTGATCATTTTCGCCTTGCTTGTCGGCGGTGAACTAGGGGGTATTATCGGTATGATCGCTGCTGTGCCTGTCCTGACCATTTTGAAAGCATGCGTGGATACGGCAAAGGAGCCGGATGTTTGA